One genomic window of Parcubacteria group bacterium includes the following:
- a CDS encoding SDR family oxidoreductase: MHIRDLYSLQGKCAVVIGGAGKIGLPISEALAEAGANVCVASKSKERCDDAAGRLKAQGLIAEGFAMDQSDEASVVSCLQEVTKKFKTPDILVNCAVERPMKKFFDDTVENWDRSMAVNARGLFITCRAFARAMKEKGGSIINVSSIYGLVAPDQNVYQRTDLQTEPDYPYHKGGMIMFSKYLASLLAKDGIRVNCIAPGGLFNNQSERFVEQYTKKVPLGRMAEADDIKGVVVFLASDASRYISGAVIPVDGGFTIT; the protein is encoded by the coding sequence ATGCATATTAGGGATTTATATTCATTGCAGGGGAAATGTGCGGTGGTTATTGGCGGGGCCGGCAAAATCGGACTCCCCATCAGCGAGGCCTTGGCAGAGGCAGGAGCGAATGTGTGCGTTGCGTCCAAGAGTAAAGAACGGTGTGATGATGCGGCCGGCAGATTAAAGGCGCAAGGTCTGATTGCTGAAGGGTTTGCGATGGACCAGTCAGACGAGGCCAGCGTCGTATCGTGCTTGCAGGAGGTTACCAAGAAATTCAAGACGCCGGATATCCTGGTCAATTGTGCTGTGGAGCGGCCTATGAAGAAATTTTTTGACGATACCGTAGAAAATTGGGATCGCTCCATGGCCGTAAACGCCCGCGGCCTCTTTATCACCTGCCGTGCATTCGCGCGAGCAATGAAAGAGAAAGGCGGCTCAATTATCAACGTCAGCTCAATCTATGGATTGGTTGCGCCGGATCAGAATGTCTACCAAAGGACAGATTTGCAGACAGAGCCGGATTATCCGTATCACAAGGGCGGCATGATTATGTTTTCCAAGTATCTGGCTTCTCTGCTTGCAAAAGACGGCATCAGAGTTAACTGTATTGCGCCGGGCGGGTTGTTTAATAATCAGAGCGAGCGGTTTGTTGAGCAGTATACTAAAAAAGTTCCTCTGGGCCGCATGGCAGAGGCCGATGACATAAAAGGCGTTGTGGTTTTCTTGGCGAGCGATGCTTCGCGCTATATCTCCGGCGCGGTCATACCGGTTGATGGAGGGTTTACGATTACGTAA
- the pseB gene encoding UDP-N-acetylglucosamine 4,6-dehydratase (inverting), with product MDTTLQNASILITGGTGSLGHALVKVIHEQYPGVRRVVIYSRDELKQYEMAKQYPAGEYGRDAKMRYFIGDVRDQARLRRAMEGIDYVIHAAALKQVTTAEYNPFECIQTNIMGAQNVIEACLDSSVKKVVALSTDKAAAPINLYGASKLCSDKLFVAANNFKGSRDIAFSVVRYGNVMGSRGSVIPYFIERQGSGVLPVTDPRMTRFNITAEQGARFVLETLSRMWGGEIFIPKIPSYKITDLATAVAPDCKQEVIGVRPGEKLHEEMITANDSLSAVDFGDRFAIMPSRKKWSEEEYIQEFGGSRCAEGFEYTSDKNKEWLSAEQLRELIKVHVDGGENI from the coding sequence ATGGATACTACTTTACAAAACGCTTCCATACTTATTACCGGAGGGACAGGATCTCTCGGCCATGCGCTGGTGAAAGTGATTCACGAGCAGTATCCCGGCGTGCGGAGAGTTGTTATTTATTCGCGTGACGAGCTTAAGCAGTACGAAATGGCCAAGCAGTATCCGGCCGGGGAGTACGGACGCGACGCCAAAATGCGCTACTTTATCGGTGACGTGCGCGATCAGGCCCGCCTGCGGCGGGCCATGGAAGGCATTGATTACGTAATCCATGCCGCGGCCTTAAAACAGGTTACTACCGCCGAGTACAATCCGTTTGAGTGCATACAGACCAACATTATGGGCGCGCAGAACGTGATTGAGGCGTGCCTTGATTCCAGTGTTAAAAAAGTTGTGGCGCTCTCCACAGATAAGGCGGCAGCGCCTATTAACCTGTACGGAGCATCTAAACTGTGTTCGGACAAGCTGTTTGTGGCAGCCAATAACTTTAAAGGCAGCCGGGACATTGCATTTTCCGTAGTTCGCTACGGCAATGTTATGGGAAGCAGGGGGAGCGTGATCCCGTACTTTATCGAGCGGCAGGGTTCGGGCGTGCTGCCAGTTACGGATCCGCGGATGACGCGTTTTAATATTACCGCAGAACAGGGCGCGCGTTTTGTCCTGGAAACCCTAAGCCGCATGTGGGGCGGGGAGATATTTATCCCAAAGATCCCAAGCTACAAAATTACGGACCTGGCAACCGCGGTCGCGCCTGACTGTAAACAGGAGGTAATCGGCGTCCGCCCCGGCGAAAAACTGCACGAAGAAATGATAACCGCAAACGATTCGCTTTCGGCGGTGGATTTTGGCGACCGTTTCGCTATTATGCCATCCCGAAAAAAGTGGTCCGAAGAGGAATACATTCAAGAATTCGGAGGCAGCAGATGCGCAGAAGGGTTTGAGTATACAAGCGACAAGAACAAAGAATGGCTTTCGGCTGAACAGCTTAGGGAGCTGATTAAAGTACACGTCGACGGCGGTGAGAATATATGA
- a CDS encoding ABC transporter ATP-binding protein, whose amino-acid sequence MSIFPRDNRINDIIRLSRRAFGRYKLQIILLTGLGFLSGLLEGVGINAIIPLFSFIAGGDQGSDIISRAIRQVFYYAHIDFNLAYILIFISGMFVLKAVVLAFFNYVQIKIQTDYEERTRNELYGATFASNWEHLLKQKLGHLEVILMNDVTHGAQMLKLISTFIMVTTGLMMYAVIAINISPSVSLITLTLGGVLILLLKPLMYRTRMAAHKTAAMNKEVQHFVSENLLGMKTVKAMSVGQQVVRKGAGYFADLRKLRIIVFLLSSVSSIIMQPMSLIFISVVFFVSYQTPYFNFAALAAIIYLIQRMFQYIQQFQGALHSMNESVPYLKSVLEYRDRSHSVSEIDSGNERVVFNHALEFTNVSFRYSDSQNVLDAVSFSVGKGEMVGLIGPSGAGKTTLVDLLLRLFNPENGSITLDGRNITEFGLREWRRNIGYVSQDLFLMNDTIANNIRFYSNTLTQRDVEQATRMAHMYDFIQGLPNGFETVIGERGVMLSAGQRQRIIIARVLARSPKILVLDEATSSLDNESEAKIQKVIENLKGKITVLAIAHRLSTLRNSDKLIVLDNGKIIEQGSPKELLKDKASYFYKVYNIRD is encoded by the coding sequence ATGAGTATCTTTCCTCGAGACAACAGAATCAATGACATTATCCGGCTGTCGCGCCGCGCTTTTGGACGGTACAAACTTCAGATTATCCTGTTGACTGGGCTGGGATTTTTAAGCGGGCTTTTGGAAGGTGTTGGTATAAACGCCATTATCCCTCTTTTTTCTTTCATTGCCGGCGGAGATCAAGGAAGCGACATTATTTCCAGGGCGATTAGGCAAGTGTTTTACTATGCGCATATTGATTTTAATCTGGCGTATATACTGATTTTCATCTCCGGCATGTTTGTTTTGAAAGCTGTGGTGCTCGCATTTTTCAATTATGTCCAGATTAAGATTCAAACCGATTATGAAGAACGGACCAGAAACGAGCTCTATGGCGCAACATTCGCTTCCAACTGGGAGCATCTTTTAAAACAGAAGTTGGGGCACTTGGAAGTTATTTTAATGAACGATGTAACGCACGGCGCGCAGATGCTGAAACTTATCAGCACGTTCATTATGGTTACTACCGGCTTAATGATGTATGCAGTGATAGCCATAAATATTTCTCCCTCCGTATCGCTTATTACGCTTACTCTGGGCGGAGTGCTTATCCTGCTCTTGAAGCCGCTCATGTATCGAACCAGAATGGCGGCGCACAAGACAGCCGCCATGAATAAAGAAGTCCAGCATTTTGTCAGTGAAAACCTTCTCGGCATGAAAACAGTGAAGGCAATGTCCGTGGGTCAACAGGTGGTTCGGAAAGGAGCTGGTTACTTTGCCGATCTAAGGAAACTAAGAATCATCGTCTTCTTGTTAAGCAGTGTTTCAAGCATCATCATGCAGCCCATGAGCCTTATTTTTATCAGCGTTGTTTTTTTTGTTTCTTATCAGACCCCCTATTTCAACTTCGCCGCTCTGGCGGCTATTATCTATCTGATTCAGAGAATGTTCCAGTACATACAACAGTTTCAGGGCGCGCTGCATTCTATGAACGAATCCGTTCCATACCTCAAAAGCGTACTTGAATACCGGGACAGGTCGCATAGCGTGTCAGAAATAGATTCCGGCAATGAGCGTGTTGTCTTTAATCATGCATTGGAGTTTACGAATGTTTCCTTTCGGTACAGTGATAGCCAAAACGTCTTAGATGCGGTGAGTTTTTCGGTGGGAAAAGGGGAAATGGTTGGGTTGATTGGCCCTTCCGGGGCGGGAAAAACCACACTGGTTGATCTGCTGCTCCGGTTATTTAATCCGGAGAATGGCTCCATTACTCTGGACGGGAGAAACATTACTGAGTTTGGCTTGCGGGAATGGCGCAGGAATATAGGGTATGTGTCTCAGGATTTATTTCTTATGAATGATACCATTGCCAACAATATTAGGTTCTACAGCAACACGCTTACACAAAGAGACGTTGAGCAGGCAACTCGCATGGCTCATATGTATGATTTTATCCAAGGGCTCCCTAATGGATTTGAAACCGTTATTGGCGAACGAGGTGTTATGCTCTCGGCGGGGCAGCGGCAGCGGATTATTATTGCCCGCGTTTTGGCGAGGAGTCCAAAAATACTCGTTTTAGACGAGGCGACAAGTTCTCTAGATAACGAATCCGAGGCAAAGATACAGAAAGTCATTGAAAATCTCAAAGGTAAAATTACAGTTCTAGCCATTGCGCACCGTCTTTCCACTCTGCGCAATTCCGACAAACTCATTGTTCTTGATAACGGTAAGATTATTGAACAGGGGAGTCCGAAAGAGCTTCTCAAAGACAAAGCGTCTTATTTCTACAAGGTCTATAACATCAGAGATTAA
- a CDS encoding SAM-dependent methyltransferase, translated as MHVVTAHPSSFRDPSGFIYTDSQSGALFRQVNKSYQEHYDALMSSGLYRELVASRQLIEHKELPAEESPRHEERYKVIHPRRVPFISYPFEWSFSQLKDAALLTLAIQKKALEHGMVLKDASAYNMQFLDGKPILIDTLSFEKYAAGSPWIAYRQFCQHFLAPLALMAYTDIRLSQWLRIHMDGVPLDLASALLPFRTYFLFGLLSHIHLHAKSQAHFSGKTSTAAQRQMRKTSLLGLLDNLESVVRRLRWRPRGTEWAEYYTFTNYSNESFEHKKKLTAAFLEKSGARSVWDVGANDGTFSRIASTRGIATVSFDYDPASVEKNYLRMRRDNDARLLPLLMDVLNPSPDLGWENKERDSLIMRGPADCTFALALIHHLVISNNVPLTRIASFFSSIARHLIIEFVPKSDSQVQKLLATRRDIFPDYTKESFEREFSAYFSIMERAPIAGSERILYLMKNNHVTRNA; from the coding sequence ATGCATGTTGTTACCGCACATCCCAGCTCATTCCGCGACCCAAGTGGGTTTATATATACGGATTCACAGAGCGGAGCGCTCTTCCGGCAGGTGAACAAATCCTACCAGGAGCACTATGACGCGCTCATGTCGTCCGGTCTTTATCGTGAGCTCGTTGCAAGCAGGCAGCTCATTGAGCACAAGGAATTGCCCGCGGAGGAGTCGCCCCGGCACGAAGAACGGTATAAAGTTATTCATCCGAGGAGAGTTCCTTTTATCTCATACCCTTTTGAGTGGAGCTTCAGCCAGCTCAAAGACGCGGCGCTGCTTACGCTCGCCATTCAAAAGAAAGCTCTGGAGCACGGCATGGTTCTCAAAGATGCGAGTGCGTACAACATGCAATTTTTAGATGGAAAACCGATTCTTATTGATACGCTTTCGTTTGAAAAGTATGCCGCAGGCAGCCCTTGGATTGCGTACCGCCAGTTCTGCCAGCATTTTCTAGCCCCACTCGCACTTATGGCCTATACAGACATACGGCTTAGCCAGTGGCTTAGGATACATATGGATGGAGTGCCTCTGGATCTTGCAAGCGCACTATTGCCGTTCCGTACGTATTTTTTGTTCGGTCTGCTCTCGCATATCCATTTGCACGCCAAAAGCCAGGCGCATTTTTCAGGCAAAACCTCTACTGCTGCCCAGCGCCAGATGCGCAAAACGTCACTGCTGGGTTTGTTGGATAATTTGGAATCCGTCGTGCGGCGTTTGCGCTGGCGCCCGCGCGGTACCGAGTGGGCTGAGTATTATACGTTTACCAATTACTCAAATGAATCTTTTGAACACAAGAAAAAGCTTACGGCCGCATTTTTGGAAAAAAGCGGAGCACGAAGTGTTTGGGACGTGGGCGCGAATGATGGAACCTTTAGTAGGATTGCGAGCACTCGCGGCATTGCAACCGTCTCGTTTGATTATGATCCGGCATCAGTGGAAAAAAATTACCTCCGGATGCGGCGCGATAACGATGCGCGCCTATTACCGCTTTTAATGGACGTGCTTAACCCGAGTCCTGATCTCGGCTGGGAAAACAAAGAGCGCGATTCTTTGATTATGCGCGGTCCGGCTGATTGCACGTTCGCGCTCGCGCTTATCCATCATTTGGTTATATCCAATAATGTGCCATTGACCCGCATTGCTTCCTTTTTCAGCAGCATTGCCCGCCACCTTATTATTGAGTTTGTTCCAAAAAGCGATTCGCAAGTGCAAAAGCTTTTGGCAACCAGGCGGGATATTTTCCCGGACTACACGAAAGAATCCTTTGAACGCGAATTCAGCGCATATTTTTCAATCATGGAACGAGCGCCGATTGCCGGCTCGGAACGAATATTATATCTCATGAAAAATAATCATGTAACGCGCAATGCATAA
- a CDS encoding NTP transferase domain-containing protein: protein MENKFTAVILAAGMGTRLGDLTKDQPKALTMVCGRPIIEYSIAFARALNPEKIVVVGGFQFDKLKEAVASIDRDVVLVENAEYATTEPLASLAKARDEIVGGCITYNGDYIYDKSIAGTVKEHLDDRIKVFGTSHESDEMQLDMMVRVDERNTVINMSKGLDTHDYYFNSMWYCPEGQVAAFFEKVDDVLKKDNNQKASVERGILEYVSGGNNPATMVDLGPVRWIEIDTKEELSRAAGFIERNFKDNNYFVPKGSSINPRESNINKHILRKCRRLFWNDPKKILLYPIIKKVFPYTLAGYRVLGQVCDAVDHIEKKGIPGSIVEMGCWNGGMGALMAWRVKQHGKTRRVWQFDSFEGLPEFSTADKDKAIQKGVPFSDEHLGKRSTTGVFKGEYKKAQEITHSLGVDDIVSIEKGWFQDTVPEAKRKIGDIALLFVDADIYESTKYCLDELYDLVVPGGMVILDDYETWTGARKAVYEFFTEREVYPSIRYYPHGGRPFFIK, encoded by the coding sequence ATGGAGAATAAGTTTACCGCTGTTATTCTTGCCGCTGGCATGGGTACGCGACTGGGTGATCTGACCAAAGACCAGCCCAAAGCACTCACCATGGTGTGTGGTAGGCCTATTATTGAGTACTCAATCGCGTTTGCGCGCGCTTTGAATCCCGAGAAAATCGTGGTGGTCGGTGGGTTCCAGTTTGACAAGCTGAAAGAGGCCGTAGCTTCAATTGATAGGGATGTTGTGCTGGTTGAGAATGCGGAATACGCAACAACAGAACCGCTTGCAAGCCTCGCGAAGGCGCGCGATGAAATAGTCGGCGGATGTATTACGTACAATGGTGATTATATTTACGATAAAAGCATTGCCGGAACTGTTAAAGAACATCTTGACGACCGCATAAAAGTATTCGGCACGAGCCATGAATCGGACGAAATGCAGCTGGACATGATGGTGCGAGTGGATGAACGCAATACGGTTATTAACATGTCTAAGGGGCTTGATACGCACGATTATTATTTTAACAGTATGTGGTATTGTCCGGAGGGGCAGGTTGCGGCATTTTTTGAGAAGGTGGATGATGTTCTGAAGAAAGATAACAACCAGAAGGCGTCTGTTGAGCGTGGTATTTTGGAGTATGTATCGGGCGGCAATAACCCGGCCACGATGGTTGACCTCGGGCCGGTGCGATGGATAGAGATTGACACCAAAGAAGAGTTGTCCCGCGCCGCGGGATTCATTGAGCGTAACTTTAAAGACAATAATTACTTTGTGCCAAAGGGCTCAAGCATCAATCCGAGAGAATCAAACATTAATAAACATATATTAAGAAAATGCAGACGGCTCTTTTGGAATGATCCCAAAAAGATACTATTGTATCCAATTATCAAGAAGGTATTTCCGTACACTTTGGCCGGGTATCGGGTGCTGGGGCAAGTATGCGACGCGGTTGATCATATAGAAAAAAAGGGCATACCGGGTTCCATTGTAGAAATGGGATGCTGGAATGGCGGTATGGGCGCATTAATGGCGTGGCGTGTTAAACAGCATGGAAAAACGAGGCGTGTCTGGCAGTTTGATTCGTTTGAAGGGCTGCCTGAATTCAGCACAGCAGATAAGGATAAGGCAATTCAGAAAGGCGTGCCATTTTCTGATGAGCATCTTGGCAAGCGAAGCACAACCGGCGTGTTCAAAGGAGAGTATAAAAAGGCGCAGGAAATTACGCATTCGCTTGGGGTTGACGACATTGTCTCCATCGAGAAGGGGTGGTTTCAGGATACGGTTCCAGAAGCAAAACGGAAGATTGGGGACATTGCGCTGCTGTTTGTTGATGCGGATATTTATGAATCAACCAAGTATTGCCTAGACGAACTCTACGATTTAGTGGTTCCGGGGGGCATGGTTATCCTTGACGACTACGAAACTTGGACCGGTGCGCGCAAGGCAGTGTATGAATTTTTTACAGAAAGAGAAGTGTACCCGTCCATTCGGTATTATCCGCATGGCGGCCGCCCATTTTTCATAAAATAG
- a CDS encoding NTP transferase domain-containing protein has protein sequence MIGIILAAGRGQKINVLDTPKPLLRVYGKPLIVRQIELLQEAGIRDIVIVVGSYAALVRTVVNEFSGTDVNIRYAEEPNDDAGILHSFSRAAEFVESECVVTSCDLVFENNPYRALSKKSDVEVLVAKHKKENEFSGAPVFVKTRFKKLLNMGRDIASYDALHAGIHYFTKKGITDFLEIARAMDPHKESSEVIMNLHQAAPVKISFLPDMQWFDINAADTLLRAEMFMRRAHAHVGPAHELATLNDIVPTTSFTHTKTQETGIIIEPGILKQLDKVRIIGPQRAGSHHIIITDENVDALFGDSVLLQLQNAGYRVAKFVIPAGEQSKNMSIYNDLAERIIALGIDEQSIIFALGGGVVANVSGLLAATLYRGIGLIHLPTTIMNMLDVSISLKQGINGQKGKNLVGNYYQPLLVVIDPALSIPDSLVRDGISEAIKHAICQDRDFYEYLLNNADNVADVAFRKEVIERTIQLKIELMHEDMFEHKRAMILQYGHEAGHAIEFLSRFDLSHGQSIAIGMRVSAELATLMEAGEDTVDAHKDIFRAYQLPCRIPEYINAQTILDALKYNKKTVANEVRFVLPDTIGKAWKIKGEYGIPCPVELIKKAVENSYGE, from the coding sequence ATGATCGGAATTATTTTGGCTGCCGGCCGCGGCCAAAAAATTAATGTGCTCGATACGCCAAAGCCACTTTTGCGGGTGTACGGCAAGCCGCTTATTGTTCGGCAGATTGAGCTTTTACAGGAGGCCGGGATACGTGATATTGTGATTGTTGTTGGCTCGTATGCTGCTCTCGTACGAACGGTTGTGAATGAATTTAGTGGTACGGATGTAAACATTCGATATGCCGAAGAGCCGAATGATGATGCCGGTATTTTGCATTCTTTTTCCCGTGCCGCGGAATTTGTCGAATCAGAATGCGTTGTTACTTCCTGCGACCTTGTGTTTGAAAATAATCCCTATCGCGCATTGTCAAAAAAATCTGATGTTGAAGTGCTTGTTGCTAAACACAAAAAAGAGAACGAGTTTTCCGGAGCTCCGGTTTTTGTCAAGACACGGTTTAAAAAACTGCTGAACATGGGCAGAGACATTGCTTCATACGATGCCCTGCATGCCGGAATTCATTATTTTACGAAAAAAGGGATTACTGATTTTTTGGAAATTGCTCGAGCCATGGATCCACATAAAGAATCATCCGAAGTGATTATGAATCTGCATCAAGCGGCGCCGGTAAAAATTTCATTTTTGCCGGACATGCAGTGGTTCGATATAAACGCTGCCGACACCTTGCTTCGCGCCGAAATGTTTATGCGGCGCGCGCATGCGCATGTAGGGCCCGCTCACGAGTTGGCGACACTTAACGATATTGTTCCTACAACTTCGTTTACACATACCAAGACGCAAGAAACCGGCATTATTATAGAACCCGGAATTTTAAAACAGTTAGATAAGGTTCGGATTATAGGTCCCCAACGCGCTGGATCGCACCACATTATTATAACCGACGAAAATGTAGATGCTCTTTTTGGGGATAGCGTGCTCTTGCAATTACAGAACGCGGGGTACCGTGTTGCCAAGTTTGTAATTCCGGCTGGGGAACAGAGTAAAAATATGTCAATATACAATGATCTTGCAGAGAGAATTATCGCGCTCGGGATAGATGAGCAGTCGATCATTTTCGCTCTAGGCGGCGGCGTTGTGGCGAATGTTTCGGGCTTGCTGGCCGCCACTTTGTACCGCGGAATCGGGCTCATACATCTTCCGACTACGATTATGAATATGCTCGATGTATCCATTAGTTTAAAACAAGGGATTAACGGGCAAAAAGGAAAAAATCTCGTGGGTAACTACTATCAGCCGCTCCTTGTGGTTATAGATCCGGCGCTATCCATCCCCGATTCGTTGGTTCGCGACGGGATATCGGAAGCAATTAAGCATGCCATATGCCAGGACCGTGATTTTTATGAGTATCTTCTTAACAACGCGGACAACGTTGCTGATGTTGCATTCCGAAAAGAAGTCATTGAACGGACGATCCAACTTAAAATTGAATTGATGCACGAAGACATGTTCGAGCACAAACGTGCTATGATTCTGCAGTATGGCCATGAGGCGGGGCACGCAATTGAGTTTCTCTCCCGTTTTGATCTCTCGCACGGGCAATCAATTGCAATCGGCATGCGCGTTTCGGCGGAACTCGCAACCTTAATGGAAGCCGGGGAAGATACTGTGGATGCGCATAAGGATATTTTCCGCGCGTATCAGTTGCCATGCAGAATTCCGGAGTACATTAATGCGCAAACAATACTTGATGCGCTTAAGTATAATAAAAAAACAGTAGCCAACGAAGTACGGTTCGTTCTGCCCGATACTATCGGCAAAGCTTGGAAAATAAAAGGCGAGTATGGAATTCCATGTCCCGTAGAATTAATTAAGAAAGCAGTAGAGAATAGCTATGGAGAATAA
- a CDS encoding CDP-alcohol phosphatidyltransferase family protein encodes MNTLPKINIRDLRERLQKTAPEGARETFVARTIRFFSIYVTRLLIPTPITPNMITVIGVLVYLAGISMFVFSGLREQLIGVGLVYGSIILDACDGEVARWRKNTGFAGSAFVEPFSHDVQYAFLLAPLAIGVYIATQDIIIFAVGFVGTLAKLLTRFLQVRMDGLMSLQASESWATSAQSVPNKMSFSRWAYWIVNRNIFSSVGMVLPLLVFTLLGRIDIFVWMYAIGFLGILVLQSGRKVALINRMNKSI; translated from the coding sequence ATGAATACATTGCCTAAAATTAACATACGCGATTTGCGCGAGCGGCTGCAAAAAACAGCTCCAGAAGGGGCGCGCGAAACCTTTGTTGCAAGAACAATCCGTTTTTTTTCCATTTACGTCACCCGGCTGCTTATCCCGACCCCCATTACGCCGAACATGATTACTGTAATCGGCGTTCTGGTGTATCTTGCGGGCATCTCGATGTTTGTTTTTTCCGGTTTGCGGGAACAATTGATCGGCGTTGGTTTGGTGTATGGTTCCATTATTCTAGATGCCTGTGATGGGGAGGTGGCTCGCTGGCGCAAAAATACCGGCTTTGCGGGGAGTGCGTTTGTGGAGCCGTTCAGCCATGACGTGCAATACGCTTTCCTGCTCGCGCCGCTTGCTATTGGCGTGTATATTGCAACGCAGGATATAATCATCTTCGCTGTCGGATTTGTTGGAACATTGGCAAAGCTGTTGACCCGATTTTTACAGGTGAGAATGGATGGATTGATGTCCTTACAAGCATCTGAATCATGGGCCACGTCAGCGCAGTCCGTCCCGAATAAAATGTCTTTCAGCCGCTGGGCATATTGGATTGTCAACCGGAATATATTCAGTTCGGTTGGCATGGTTCTACCACTGCTTGTTTTTACCCTTCTCGGCCGGATTGATATCTTTGTCTGGATGTATGCAATTGGCTTTTTGGGAATACTAGTGCTGCAGTCAGGCAGGAAGGTAGCGCTTATTAATCGCATGAATAAGAGTATATGA
- a CDS encoding phosphotransferase has product MMSSSIKNLSKRWDLGDVKKIRRFKSGQVNESYYVKTGQGEYVLRIYRYKKEKEIAFETSLLGRLTGLPVPEIVPVRGKEIIKVGLYPAIIYKYIPGESLKSITLNQRKDVGKTLAEIHSRTKDFKWSGKRNEYYNFTSNKINLFSRTVAKSRIPLKGRFQEIKDDIIRYRLSLSLPNGGIHVDIKPENVLFYKGRLNGIIDFDNSYIGPLVLDLAKTMMWFGLYDKKMNLTYARDIYRGYKSVRKLTALEYEALYKTIMFAYASHLFDVFYMASLKKNTMRYFRFLMNNLYSSYKNFTVSKQDFYEYIA; this is encoded by the coding sequence ATGATGAGCTCTTCAATTAAAAATTTAAGCAAGCGCTGGGATTTGGGAGACGTTAAAAAAATCAGGCGTTTTAAGTCCGGCCAAGTTAATGAATCATATTACGTCAAAACTGGACAGGGGGAATATGTACTAAGAATATACCGATACAAAAAGGAAAAAGAGATTGCTTTTGAAACTTCCCTACTGGGGCGCCTTACGGGGTTGCCCGTACCGGAGATTGTTCCTGTACGCGGCAAAGAGATTATTAAGGTTGGTTTGTACCCGGCAATTATTTATAAATATATTCCAGGAGAGAGTTTAAAGAGTATTACTTTAAATCAAAGAAAAGATGTAGGTAAAACCTTAGCCGAAATCCACAGCAGGACCAAGGATTTTAAATGGTCGGGTAAAAGAAATGAATACTATAACTTTACGAGCAACAAAATAAATTTATTCTCCCGGACAGTTGCTAAAAGCAGAATTCCTTTAAAGGGAAGATTTCAGGAAATCAAAGATGATATTATCAGATACAGATTAAGTTTAAGCCTGCCAAACGGCGGAATTCATGTTGATATAAAGCCGGAAAATGTATTGTTTTACAAAGGAAGGCTGAACGGTATTATTGATTTTGATAATTCGTATATTGGCCCGCTAGTCCTTGATTTGGCAAAAACGATGATGTGGTTTGGTCTGTACGATAAAAAGATGAATCTTACATACGCAAGAGATATTTATAGGGGGTATAAAAGCGTACGAAAACTTACGGCCCTTGAATATGAAGCATTATATAAAACAATTATGTTTGCGTATGCCAGCCATTTATTTGATGTCTTTTATATGGCATCTCTAAAGAAAAATACAATGCGATATTTTAGATTTTTAATGAATAATCTTTATTCCAGCTACAAAAATTTTACTGTCTCAAAACAAGATTTTTATGAATACATTGCCTAA